The DNA region TGTTGAATATATCATTCAAATAGCTGACAAGAGTTCAAGGTCATAGTAGTATTAAAACTAAAATCCATAAGGATGTGTTCAAGTTAATATGGACATCTTTATGCCACAGATTTTTATGAATCTGCAGGACAGCAGGAGGATTATAAAAAATGCAATTGTCTGTTTCATACTGTTTGACAAGATGGTAGGTGCAGCGAGAAAAAGGGAGAAACCATTTCTGGATGCACTTACCGCAATATTTCCACCAGAATTAATGTCCAGAATAGCACTTCCTTGTCTGGAACAAACAACAGAcacatttataaaaattattattagagAAAGAATCAATTATCAAATACTAGGattaaatcataatttttttataaaatcgAAAGCAAAGAAAAATCATGGATACTGATCGTAGTAAAATATGAGAAGATTGATGGACATGTATGTTCTTCAATTTCTAGAGAATACATTGACTcagaaaaatgtgaaaattctgGTGAAGTTTAGGTTATATTTTGATGAGGCCTTTCAAGAAactataatttcaaaacaatcACCAGCAACATTATTCAATAATGTGATGATTAAATGAAGTCTTATGACCTCAAGTGGAGCTCCCAATTACTAATCAATAATTACCTTTAATGAGGCCAAagcttatataatatatgtatatttataaacCCTTGATTTGTTCTGGAAGTTACTCCTATGATCAGATTCCAAAATATGCAAAAGAACAAAGGGCCACGCACAAAGAAGTTAGAAAAAGAGCCGTGAAATGAACCAATCAGTTCTCTGGCACGTTCTGAGaaatgtaaattttaaaaCCATCCTCAATGCTTTCCATGGAATCCAAAATGTTCCATAGTTTGATACTAAACCAAGCTTTGTATCATCAAATCAAAATCTTTCTTATCATCAGAGACCAATCGTATAGTGAAAGTGCAACAAAAATTGATACAAGACCTGGATGATGTGGTTGACGCTGCTTCTGGGTTGAAGGACCTTAAAACTTCTAGCAATGTTTCAGTGTCAGCAACATACACTGTCTATCAATCCTAATGTGAAGTGTACATGAAAAATTTGCCTAGTGATTTCTCTTAACACCGAGAGATTGCATGTGCAGGCAGTTCTAACCCCCTCAAAGATAATCCTTCTATTTGGATGTAATATGCccaaaacatataaatttaaaagggAAATTCACAGTATTCTATTCAATTTGAATCTTCTTATCAAGGAATTCTTAGAATGTGTTCAACAAATTGAAGTAGACCACCAACAATCTTACCCTAGACAATGATCACCTACAATGAGCGAGTTGGTACTGTTGTGAAGCAGTGCCATATGGCCATCAGTATGTCCCTGAATTGAAAAAGCATTCTCTGTAACGTTAACAGTGCCGCAAAAATCTGATAACAGCATAGGCCAGCTATACTAAAGCAGGAATAGATGTGAAAGATGAAAGAAGATTTTTTCTTGCAAGCTGAGGCAAACtattttattagaataatttcCCATCAGTATTGGCATTTAAAACTAAATTCATTGACATCAAATAAAGAGAGTTCAAAACATAGTAATTGTAAACTACCGGTGCAAAAATAATGCTCAATCTCTGACCACCAACGCAGATCTCTTCAGCTCCAGAAACTGATGTATAGCCTAGTGACCAATCATCTGTCAAGACATCATCGCAGCGAAGTTGATTGTACTTGGTGGAAAGTTCATCCTCAGAAAACAATGAAATACACTTCTTAGAGGAAAAGGCAAAAGGACCACAAAAATTTGTCGATCTGCAGATGCATGACCAGAATTGCTGTTTGAATAAAATCAAACTGTGTGTGGCCAAAGATTAAAGCATTTTTCCACTAAGTGGGACAGGCGACATACATCATTTGGTACCAATCCAGTCAATCAATAATTGAAAAGCCAAAAAAGGAATCCATTTCTCACATATTTAGAAATTCGAGAAAAGATATTAAACAGGTATATAATTTTACAGAATCAATAGAAAAGCTTTGAAAGCTGAATTAACAAATTCTCCAGTAATATGAGGATACCAGTAGGTATCTGCGCTGTGATTTGGATTCCACCTATCATATATTCGGGGGGAAAAACTTAAAGAAAATTACCATCATATAAAGATGGCAGTTTTATATTTTCGCTCTTAACATTTAAGATGGCACGGCAATTAGTTAGCATCAAAGGCACATGAAATTCTGCTAATGCATGCATATCTTCAGAAACCTCTCTCATATAAAGTAGAAGAAACTTCAAATAACGTTAAATCTTAGTGGAAATTTAACAAGCTAAACAATAAGCTTGTCTAATTCACAAATTATCTCAAGAATACATAACAATAACCAAGACAAGAGCCAAAAACTCAAGTTACAGTAGGATGATGAGTTTGAACACATGTACCAATAGTAAGGATGATTTAGTTACTATGAAGTCCAGAACCCACCTCATTCAAGAGAATGGTAAGAAAATGTAAGAGTGCAAGTAACAGGAGAGAACAGCAACATCATATCATTCCCGACATTTTAAAAGTTCATCTCTTGCCTTTCGTCTCATCATACTTCCCTAAATTTATAGATATAACTTCTAAAGCAACATTTGACAAACCGTGAAGGAGATTACTTCAGCCTAAGTTTTGTCTTTCACAATAATCTCATGAATATCTTACTGTGgcataacataaaattttaatctaATCGGCCCAATATTATCCTCTAATTCCTAAAGTTCAACCTCCCAGTTATCTTCTGCCATTGCAGCCCATAATCCCAGTGGCTCTTTGGTCAATAAAACCACACTTTCGTCCTGTTTTTCAATGGTCTTCTCTTgccttgcttttttttttttaatgaatattcTCTTGCCTTGTTTTTTTGTAAAGATACAAGGTTCCAAAAATTACTAATtccgcttttttttttttttcagttcaaTGATCATTACCTTTCTTGATGCGAGCCATGGTTTTTTCATGTGCTAATAAAATGGCATCAGCATTGCACTTTTGGATGATTGAGAGTCCTGAAACAAGAAATGGAGTAGATATCACATATAAAGTAAGTAAGCTCAACCACTGAAACCAAATCCAATTAATATTTCACTATCTTAAACATTCAGATTTTATAATTACTATCAACATCTGTATACAAGAACCACTGAAACCAAATCCAACTTTCAAGTGCGAAACAAATTATAGTTGAGACAGATTCTTTAAACGGCAGAGTACTAGGACCCATCCATGTGGTTATATCTCAATGTTTACTTGGTTTGTAGTTCATCTTCCCGGAttagatataattttttgcagctgatgattagggtgtgaATTGCAAGTGATATGATGAACATTATCAAAGCACTTTATACACAGATATGGCAAGATAGAAAAAAGCGAGGATGAGTGAGCGATCTAATCGAGCAGCATTTCTGAACCCGAAGAATTTAGATAATTAATAGTTTAATAGTTTAAAGCaaacaaaaatagtaaataccACAAGAAACCCTCAGATCTTATTAGTTCATAAGCAAAGCACGTTTTTTATTCAACAGTGCTACCCAAAGAAGTTCTCTGTTTGTATTATCATCTTTCTTCCAAGCAAAAGCAAAAATGGAGATTTcagaaaaaatcaaaactgATTGCTTACAAAGCCATCACATAACTtaccatcaacatgatcatgGTGATGGTGGGTCACAAAGACAATTAGTTTTCTTGGCAAAGCAGCCACGATTTTCCTGAGCTGATTATGTAAACAAAATCATTAAATAGCTTCTACATGGGCAACATGAGCTAAAATTAGATGGAGCTTTTTGGGGAATATTACCCTTGCAAAAAGACTCAAGGAAAATAATAGTGAAACCACTCTGACTACCCACTGATGAGACATCCATAAGTAGTTCTTCAAAAATTGTTTAGATAGACTTAAGACCAATATCCAATAATAACAATCACAGTACCAATGCTTCTCATGTGTCCCTCTCAGAAGTCATACAAGACACCATCAAATGCCGAAGCACTTCTAAGACAAATGCTGTTGATATTTTTAGCCTCATGGTTCAAGAGTAAAAGGAACTTAAAAGGCCTTAGTGAAGTCATTCCCATACCTCTTCACGGAATTCAGACCGACATCCGGGGTCCACAATCAGTGCATCACCAGAAGCAACAAAATTACCATCCTCGCATTCCCCAGCATCATTTTTAGGGGCAAACACAACCAGATTTGTGGTGCGAAAAGGCTTCGCTGTCTTACTTCCCATTGGTACAACCACAACACCAGGAGGGTATTCCTAAAAGTAAGACAAAATATCACAAAAAAACTAACATGCACCTCACCAAAAGCACCACAAGTTCTTTCAAGGGTCAAGCAGGAAATATTACCATAATCTAATACTAATACATTTTTGCTTCTTTAATAGTGTATTTGTCTGAATATCATGATTATATTGATCATGTTTTTGCTCTAAAAGGTATCAAAAGAATAAAAGGAAGCATCTTGAACAACATACGAACCTGATGTCCTAGGGTCGACGGTACTTGAAAGTTGGCTGATGGCAATGATTCATTTACCAGACCAATAACCGCCAAGAGGCCAACACGATCActacccggtttgacatttacAAGCAAGTCTGTACAACTACCAATAGACACCCATTTACACGATTCTGCAAATGGAATTTCAAGGTGAATTCACATGGAATTGTAGTAGAAATGAAATAATTCAATTGGAATCTTACTAAGAATAAAATGATCAAATGATGAATGTCccatgaaaaaagaaaaattaactaTGTTGAACGCTATGGACTGGATCTAGCTTTCGGCAATCAAAAGAATCTTTTAAGACTTTAGTTCTGTCCCAGAGAGAAATTTAATGCTTCACAAGTTTTGTTAAACTAAAGGAATCCACAAGTTTGCCGCTTTCTTCTGTTTTTGGTGAAACAGTTTGCAGCATTATATGCTCTTGACAGCAGCTCTTCAATTTCTTTAGCCAACATTGCATAACACATCGGATAGCCCATTTTCGCTCAAACACAACCATAAGTTTGCTCTTTATTGATCTAACAGGAAAATTCTGAACAACTTAGTTCATCTAATTGCCACTAACATTCGGTTTAGGTGGTTCGGTGCCTATTCCCTCATGCAAAATCTCAGGTTCAAGTCTTTTTTGAACAGAGAAAATTCACGACTGCAAGAgctataccactctttttttaCCAGGCTCGAAACCAGATTATTCGGGGCCTATTGGTTTCCTGATACCGGGTGGTGCATACCAAAAAATTCATCTAATAGCCAGGAACATGGAGACCATTCAGTCAGGTAAGGGCAAAAGGGCTATACCTTCTAAGATTGGGCACTTATCAAGCAATTTCCCCTCAATGAACACATCATCAATGGCCGCTCCCGGTCCAAACTCTGCCTCCTCCACGTACCTGAAGAACTTCCACTCCCCCACGTCACCTAATCCGAAACCAACTTGCCCCAAAACCTACACATCATGAAAGAACACACAAATTGACCTCGGATTCCACCGTCTCACTATAGCACACCGGTAGAATCGTACATTTTACTGAAGGACCTACCGAACGCAAAGCGGAGTTGAGGTCGACCCTTCCAAGGATGATCTTCTCCGAGCACAGCTCTGCGCCTTGAACCACGGTCTGCGGTTCAGCATCGCCTGCGAGGGGGTCCAGCTGAGCAGTGGAGGGCAGGTCCCAGAGATCAGAGTCGGCGTAGGAGTCGTACTCCTGGTCGCCGAACAGCGTCGGCCGAGGCTGTCTGGCCACAAGGAATTGCGTGTCATCGGAGGGGTTCCTCAGGATCACTGCGAGCTTGTGGGTGGCCATTGCTCGGGTCCGATGACTGGGTTTGGGTTCTATTCAAGTCCAGTTCAGTTAACCGTTGCTTCGGAAAAGCCAAAGGCCGTTTTTAACGAGGGATTTTGGTTCCTTCATTaacgattaaaaaaaaataagaataataagaataataataataataataataataatattgtaaagggaaaaaataaaaataaggaaaaaaaaaatatatgtcatagtCCAACCTTTTACTTTTGTGTTAATTTTATCACAATGTGTCAATCATAACacaatctttttatttttatgttaattttatcattttttttaaattacactatataGCACATTGTATAAGGTGTAGTGTCAATTATATCATGACGTTGAATTTTTCGTAAAAATTAAACGGAATGCTAATGTGACATATCCGTGGATGAATAGTGAACCAAGACTTTTACCACATgcaaaataacttatatttCGACCAGTCCAGTGCTCTTTTACCCACCCGACTCCCTCAAAATCAATGCTCAAATCTCATTCTCGCTTCTTCACATATGTCTCGCTGCAGCCCCAAATTTCTCTTCAGTTCAGGGTTATGCCCTTACTCCGTCCTCTTCACGCATGAGCTTGTCAATCTTTCTTTTCACACTTCTCACTTGTTTGTTCCCatagaagaaaacaaattaagatTTGCATTTTATTTGACAAGTATTAGCTTCCCTTCTCTTTCTAACAATTTCTCATCTATTGTTCACTATATGAACTGGAATAAATTCAACATgtgatatttttttcattattctaTTGATGGCGTCGTTGTTTTCAAAAAGAGTAATTTTGTATCCGAAAATACGGGAATGAGACTCGAGTATTTATGGTACGGGAGTCGAGTGGGTAAAAGAACATCGAGCGAGTCGGTATATGGGTTACTTCGCATATGGCAAGGGTTTGGGCCCGCTATTCATCCATGTGTGTCCCACATTAGCCTTCTGtttaattttcacaaaaaaattaaagtcatGTTATAGTTAACACTAAACATTGTATTATATAGTATAATCCTAAAAtgttataataaaattaacataaaagtaaaatgttgtgctatgacatatatttttccctaataataataacaatagcaacaacaacaacaataataataataaaattattaataataattctatattattataattcttcttcttcttcttcttcttcttgtgaATAACTAGAATGAGATCTTAACGACTTTGAAATGTTCGCTTGTTTACTGAAAAATTGTATGGTTCTACTTAGGTATGGACCAATGTGAGGCCGGGGGACCATTTTTACGCTTTAAGGAAATttacatataattatttaaattttgatgaaatttctCATATTCGCCCCCTAACTCGaaaaaattatcttattaTTCGCCCTTTTTCATAATCTCGCCCTGTAAGTCCAAATTTTAAGTCCGTTCCTGATTCATTGGAAATTGGAAGATTTTGTGGACCTAAGAGAAACGGTCCGTCCTATATAGGTAGCACATGTTAGTTAAATTGGAAGTCCCAAGTGATTTAGTTCAAGTGACCTCTCTAGGAGGGATGGGGACAATATGAAAATACGTCGCCTAGGAATAAATGTTGCATATTTCGATAATTAAGCACGTGCACAACTTTTATGTTTATTTCGGGCTCATATGACCACTCAAGTGTAATAATGATTCAGACGAGCCTCGCACTTTCCATTCCAAATGAGCCTTTCACATAATTTCGACAACCTAACCATCGATTATGTGTTCTTATGGTACTTAACTATCGATAGAATCGCTTAGAAAGTTCTGAATATAacctatatatgtatgcatctAGAGGGAATCACTTAAAAAGTTCTGAATACAACCTATATAAGTATGCATCGAGAGGCAATAAATGCatgtaaaaacaaaaatatattataacatatatacataatatatgaaAGTCACTTTTGTTATGTCATCTGTTGAGTATCTCTTCAGTTGTTTGGCCACAATAATCGTAATTAAGTATTATAtggaaaattaaatattaaatatttttaaaaaattaaaaatttcctCATTGGGGAAAGCAAtcttcaaaaacaaaattctCAAAGTAAACTAAAAAGTCTATCCATAAAAGTATGGGTGTGTATGGGTACCAAGTATATCCGGAACCGGTCGGAAGCTACCCGTTAGAGTAGGGTCCCAGTAGCTCGtgttgaaaatagggtagattccgggtattaaaatcaaTAACCGGTGAAAATCGGTTCTGATTCCGATTCCTGCCTCCAGGTACCCGGAACtagttatttattaataaaaaaaagaaagagtaaagttattGTCTCTTTTAATGAATCGGAATATAGAcactttgttgtgtgagattgtattatgaatatttaattttgtcgaTAGATTGATgatacattatttttttattgttgtgaattaatctaaatctttattgatattctatttggcataattactgattatgtatgtgatattttcgattttatttagccagagaaaaaaatttataggttcCAACAAGGTActcggaacctgtggtataatacaggtttcAGATAGGTTCCGGTTATAGGATTCAATATGATAGGGTCCGGATACAGAAAAAATAAGGTggttttgtatatttatttttaattatttttgacaATGTTAGTCCACGTAGAAGGTAATGTCAACAGAGACGAACCATTTTAACAGACATAATtgacaaaaatatttcaaaattcaaggTGATCACCGATCTAAATTTTAAGAatcattttgatagttttcttttaaaaaaatgctaAAACTTCATAAATTAATCGTGGCTGTTAGCcgtttcattaattaattaaaaaaattaccatATAGCTTATCGATGTACGTACTTTGCAATAAAAGAAATTCCAAAATAATTACAGGCCACAATCTCTCCATGAGTTGTTAAATCAAATGGAGACGCTTGTCACGTGGTATGTCCTCTTGCTCTTGGTTGGAAGGGACATTTATTTTACAATCGCCGACTTTTCAGAAAAACAAAACGTGGAAGTTGAAGAAAATTATGACAGTTAGCCttctcattaattaattagttaaaagCATTATCATCTAACTTATCGATGCACGTACTTTGCAATGAAGGAAATTCCAAAATGATTCCAGACCACAATCTCTCCATGACCTATTAATGCACAAAGAAATAGGTATTCCTTCGTTCAGCTATTAATGCATAAAGAAATCCAAAGTTCTCGTGATTGTCTAAGGCCACACACCGTCCTTTAGCTTTTTTGAGTTGGCTTCTAGTTCGACTAATTCGAAAATTTAGCGGGTTCTGTGGTACATGTCtcgataaaattttaaatgatcatactttataataatatgatgagaaaaaattaataaaattatttcaattaaaaaacttatcacaattaattaagtgattatcacttattatttaatttattacaatttaattaataatttttttatgtcatATAGTGAAATAGAAACACTGAATAATCTCTTTTCTACTCACTATCTTTTTTCCGCGTGTTATATACTACAGTAGTGATCATATTATTGTCCGTTCTAGCAAAACAACCCACTGCGTTATAGCTATCAGTAATCATTGGCCGTTAAGCCATCTATCTATACGTATAAAAAGTTGAATGCAAGTGCATTAAATAAAGACATAATTgtcaatataaataattaattcataatacaaaatataaaacaaatatataaataaataaaatatgacataaattgtaaatatatatatttaaagttgtaTCTCTCATAATAAATAggattagaaaaataattttatatatagtataaggCCATAAAAGTAATGTTTAAGTAAGcaattataaatgtatatacaattaggactaaattagtaaatacatataaatcattaactacttaataattttattatacaagTACACTAGCCTATTACTCGTGGGATGTCCGGGTttgttgatatatttattatattcaaatatatgctaagatattttttaaaagatgaaTATTacgattaaaatttttgattttttttataatttcgtATTCATAtagttttaataaaattaaggacataaataaaaaatagtagataaataaatatacataatatactTTTCTAAATTTAATCTCTTCCAATTAATGTTACAttacaataatatatagatatgtaaattttataaataaagagATACATAtcgaaaattataatataaattatagaccgcatttaaataataattcatatataaatttcctAATGAAAAGTTGTTAGTATTCTAAATTTATATCATGAACTACAagaacaaaattaaataaatttgaattaattgctgaaaaaatcacaaactttgcactttttttcttaaatttagcACAAACCTTTTGAAATGACACGTAAAATCACAAACTCACATTCCATTCTTAAATCTGGCATTCCATCAATCATCCCGTTAATTTTAACGGATTTTACTTGATGGCACCACGTGGTGCATTCGGATTGGATTAGTGTATATCATTggatttatttaataattaattattcctaaaatgaaaaatctagaaaaaaattaaaaaaaatcggaGGGAAAAAGAGAAGGTGGGCGGCCGACGGCCACAATGGTCTCGATTGCAGTCGCCATCCTCCCAATCAGGGTCGCTGGTGACGACAGGGTGGTGGCCGCGATTAAGGCGCCACCTGACCCAATTGTGAAAACCCCCAATTTCAAGGGTTTTCTCAATTGGGACTCGTAGGGCCCCGACCGCGGTTGCCACCCACCAATTGGGATTGCCGGCGATGACAGAGGTTGCCGCCAACCTTGATTGAGGGGGTAGCGGCCACGATGGAGGCGCCACCTACCCCAATCGAGAAAACCCCCAATTTCAGGGGTTCTCTCAATTTAGGCTGGTGGCGACTAAATCATGGCTGCCAACCATCACCAGCGATGACAAAATTTGCTGCTGACCCCGATTGGGATGTGGCAGCCACACTCGAGGCCAGCGTGGCTGCCGGTCCCCTTCCTCCCTTTtctgttgatttttttttcattttcataatAGTTAAGcattaaataaatcaaatgGGATCCACTCATACAATCCAAATGCGCTACATGGCGCCGTTAAGTAAAATCCGTTAAAATTAATTGGGATTGACAGAATGCTAAATGTGAGAACAAAAGATGAGTTGGTGATTTTACGTGTCGTTTCAAAAAGTTCATgttagatttgagaaaaaaaatgcaaaatttgtgattttttccGCCATTAACCCAATAAATTTTGGTATACACAAATTTCTTCATTATTACATTATTATCAATGCAATATATACATTGAGATGCTACAATATTAATAAGAACAGAAAAACTAAATATAAATCTCTTTAAAATATAGACTTTGATGAACTTCAATAACAAAAACAAATATGGGTTAATGGTGGAAAAAACCACCAAccttccatttttttctcaaatgtagcacaaattttttgaaatgatACGTAAAATCACCAATTTGTATTTCACTCTCACATCTAGCATTCCATCAATTATCCCGTTAATTTTAACGGATTTTACTTAACAGCATTACATGGTGCATTTGGATTGAATGAGTGAATCCCACTGGATTTATTTTATACTTAATTattctgaaaatttaaaaaaaaaacataagaaAAATTGAACGAAAAGTGAGGGGGACCGACGACCACGGTGGCCTCAATCGCGGACGCCACACCCCAATTGAGGTCAACGATGAACGTTGTCGTCGCTCGGCGACACTAATTCGGGGGTAACTGCCGCGATTGAGTTGCCACCAGCCCCAATCGAGAGAACCCTCGAAATTGGGGGTTTTCTCGATTAGGGCGGGTGGCGCCTCCATTGCAACTGCTACCCCACCAATCGGGGTCGGTGGCGACCTCTGTCATCGCCGACAACCCCGATTGGGGGGAGGGGGTAGCGACCGTGGTCGGGGCCCTACCAACCCCAATCGGGAAAACCCTCGAAATAGGGGGTTCTCTCAATTGGGGTAGGTGGCACCTTGATCGCGGCCGCTACCTTGTCATCGTCGACGACCCCAATTAGGTGGGTGATGACCGCGATCGAGGCCACCATGGCCGCCGGTCCCATTCTCGCTTTCCctctgatttttttattttttttctagttttttcatttttagaataattaattattaaataaatcaaatgGGATCAACTCATCCAATCCGAATGCGCCACGTAGTACTGTTAAGTAAAATCCGTTAAAATTAACAGGAGGATTAATTGAATGCTAGATTTGAGAACGAAATGTGAGTAAAATGTTATTTTACGTGTCATTTCAAAAAGTCCGTGCTAaacttgagaaaaaaatgcgaagttgatgattttttcaacaattaactcaacttatatttatttggggcatgaaaatttcaaaaaaaattaaacagaCTGAGAATCATTTCCtaagaaacaaaatttaggagtTAAATAGactattttctttaaattccGGGAGGCTTCATGAAGTGCTTCTTTAGGAGTTAAACTTTAATTTGTCCATATTTCGAGAAAAAGTATCTCCTGTTTTTCATTTCCATTCCTATAAGAATGAATAATATGATTCGCATTTCGAACAGGCATGAATACAACATCTATAGGACAACTTCCTGTCTTGAAAGTTATTTGGTGTTTTTATATGATATCCTCGATTTTTCTCAATTTGTAATCCaatatacaaattaattggtTCCATTAGGCTAGCTATATGCTGCGTGTTATCAATGATATCCACAGAAGGTGGTAAGATTATGTCTTGAGTGGTTATACATCAAGGACCTTTGACACAAATAGGCACGTTGCAGGTTCCGTACAGATTACTTCTCAATATAATTTCTTTcaaattcattaaaatttcATGTATTGATTCTTGAATGCCTACTATGGTAGAATATTCATGTggtatttttcaaattttacatGGGTGATACACGTTTCTTCTATTTCCCCGAGTTTGCATCGTAATGCCTATTGTATCGACTTGTCCTTTCATAAGTGGAGATAGAATAAAGACGCTTGTTGTCTACTCTTGATTTAACACACTTCCACTGTAGTGTCTGAGTAGATACTCTTTCTCTCGAA from Punica granatum isolate Tunisia-2019 chromosome 3, ASM765513v2, whole genome shotgun sequence includes:
- the LOC116200731 gene encoding uncharacterized protein LOC116200731 isoform X1, producing MATHKLAVILRNPSDDTQFLVARQPRPTLFGDQEYDSYADSDLWDLPSTAQLDPLAGDAEPQTVVQGAELCSEKIILGRVDLNSALRSVLGQVGFGLGDVGEWKFFRYVEEAEFGPGAAIDDVFIEGKLLDKCPILEESCKWVSIGSCTDLLVNVKPGSDRVGLLAVIGLVNESLPSANFQVPSTLGHQEYPPGVVVVPMGSKTAKPFRTTNLVVFAPKNDAGECEDGNFVASGDALIVDPGCRSEFREELRKIVAALPRKLIVFVTHHHHDHVDGLSIIQKCNADAILLAHEKTMARIKKDDWSLGYTSVSGAEEICVGGQRLSIIFAPGHTDGHMALLHNSTNSLIVGDHCLGQGSAILDINSGGNIADYYQSTYKFMELSPHVLIPMHGRVNLWPKHMLCGYLRNRRSREGTILKAIEGGAESLFDIVSSVYAGVDRSYWYLASWNVRVHVDHLAQLNKLPKGFSMQRFKQSCGVRFLMPLVLSYLCHALLSRFHRPRKSSALVIAGLLAAFASAYMVRSNPTSNRVEG
- the LOC116200731 gene encoding uncharacterized protein LOC116200731 isoform X2, with the translated sequence MATHKLAVILRNPSDDTQFLVARQPRPTLFGDQEYDSYADSDLWDLPSTAQLDPLAGDAEPQTVVQGAELCSEKIILGRVDLNSALRSVLGQVGFGLGDVGEWKFFRYVEEAEFGPGAAIDDVFIEGKLLDKCPILEESCKWVSIGSCTDLLVNVKPGSDRVGLLAVIGLVNESLPSANFQVPSTLGHQEYPPGVVVVPMGSKTAKPFRTTNLVVFAPKNDAGECEDGNFVASGDALIVDPGCRSEFREELRKIVAALPRKLIVFVTHHHHDHVDGLSIIQKCNADAILLAHEKTMARIKKDDWSLGYTSVSGAEEICVGGQRLSIIFAPGHTDGHMALLHNSTNSLIVGDHCLGQGSAILDINSGGNIADYYQSTYKFMELSPHVLIPMHGRVNLWPKHMLCGYLRNRRSREGTILKAIEGGAESLFDIVSSVYAGVDRSYWYLASWNVRVHVDHLAQLNKLPKGFSIENFNRSLDSFAAELDKI